In the genome of Raphanus sativus cultivar WK10039 chromosome 4, ASM80110v3, whole genome shotgun sequence, one region contains:
- the LOC108849721 gene encoding methylesterase 10: protein MITSLTKQYQMQTQHMQQHHHHHFVLVHGSCHGAWCWFKLAGKLKANGQRVTAIELGGSGIDKRRLDEVRSVSEYLEPLMSFMEALPEEEKVVLVGHSYGGIGTSLAMERFPTKISVGIFISAYMPHHESPPSVLIQEYFKRLPDGFAMDCEFTFEEGPGQPPSSVMFGNSFMKEKAYSNCQSEDIELAMALVKPSWLYPKEMESKDLLTKEGYGSGKRVYIVCEGDNVVPEEIQKWMISNYEPNEVKVVEEAGHMAMITKPQQLSQLLQEIAAEYN, encoded by the exons ATGATAACATCGCTTACCAAACAATATCAAATGCAAACACAGCACATGCAacaacaccaccaccaccatttcGTGCTTGTCCACGGATCATGTCATGGAGCATGGTGCTGGTTCAAGCTGGCTGGAAAGCTCAAGGCCAACGGTCAACGAGTGACAGCTATTGAACTAGGTGGGTCCGGTATCGACAAGAGGAGGCTCGACGAGGTTCGTTCTGTTTCCGAGTATCTAGAGCCTTTGATGAGTTTCATGGAGGCCCTTCCTGAGGAAGAGAAGGTGGTCCTTGTTGGTCATAGCTATGGTGGCATTGGAACCTCTCTCGCTATGGAAAGGTTTCCGACCAAAATCTCTGTCGGAATCTTCATCTCTGCTTATATGCCACACCATGAGTCTCCTCCTTCCGTTCTCATTCAAGAG TATTTCAAACGTCTCCCTGATGGATTCGCCATGGATTGTGAGTTTACATTCGAGGAAGGACCAGGACAGCCGCCAAGTTCAGTTATGTTCGGTAATAGTTTCATGAAGGAGAAGGCTTACAGTAATTGCCAGTCAGAG GATATAGAACTAGCCATGGCGTTGGTGAAACCGAGCTGGTTATACCCAAAGGAAATGGAAAGTAAAGATTTGCTGACCAAGGAAGGGTATGGATCTGGGAAGAGAGTGTATATCGTCTGCGAAGGCGACAATGTGGTTCCAGAGGAGATTCAGAAGTGGATGATTAGTAACTACGAACCTAACGAAGTGAAAGTGGTTGAAGAAGCTGGTCACATGGCTATGATCACTAAACCTCAACAGCTTTCTCAACTGCTACAGGAAATAGCAGCAGAATacaactga
- the LOC108849317 gene encoding pentatricopeptide repeat-containing protein At3g50420, protein MPLSEVASSVVELTRRCVSTTALKRARQLHALVLTAGASHGSPYASNNLISMYARCGSLETARKVFDTMPQRNVVSYNALCSAYSRNQSYAGYAFALITRMASESLKPNSSTFTSLVQVCALLEDVWMGSLLHSQIIKLGFLDNVVVQTSVLGMYSSCGELESARRVFECVEGGGDAVVWNSMISGSLRNDEIEEGLALFRTMLMSGVEPTQFTYSMVLSACSKLGSYSLGKLIHARIIVSDGLADSVVENALLDMYCSCGDMKEALFVFERIQNPNLVAWNSVISGCSENGFGEEAILMYGRLQRRSTRRSDEYTLSAVICATGETERFVHGKSLHGQVMKLGYERSVFVGTTLLSMYFKNGEAESARKVFDVITERDIVLWTEMMVGQSRVGNSECAVQVFVEMYRENNRTDGFSLSSVLGACSDMASLRQGEAFHSLTVKTGFDSAMTVCGALVDMYGKTGEYDAAESVFSLVTNPDLKCWNSMLGAYSQHGMLEKALSFFEQILQNGLTPDEVTYLSLLVACSHSGSTQQGKFLWNQMKERGIKAGFKHYSCMVNLVSKAGLVDEAMELIQESLPGNNQTELWRTLLSACVNTRNLQMGLYAGEQILRLDPEDTATYILLSNLYAVKGRWEDVAEMRRKIRGLASAKDPGLSWIEVNNNNTQVFSSGDQSNTEVIQVQDELHRLKSNMLCRSSSIEQDQFITEPDGFH, encoded by the coding sequence ATGCCACTGAGCGAAGTAGCATCTTCCGTCGTCGAACTCACACGCAGATGCGTTTCGACCACCGCGCTAAAACGGGCGCGTCAGCTCCACGCTCTCGTCCTCACCGCCGGCGCATCTCACGGCTCCCCGTACGCAAGCAACAACCTCATCTCGATGTACGCGAGGTGCGGCTCTCTGGAAACAGCGCGGAAAGTGTTCGACACAATGCCTCAGAGAAACGTTGTCTCTTACAACGCGCTCTGTTCAGCGTATTCCCGGAACCAGAGCTACGCGGGTTACGCTTTCGCTCTGATAACACGTATGGCGTCCGAGTCCTTGAAGCCCAACAGCTCGACTTTCACTAGCTTAGTGCAAGTCTGTGCCTTGCTTGAGGATGTTTGGATGGGATCGCTGTTGCATTCTCAGATCATAAAGCTTGGGTTTTTAGACAATGTGGTTGTCCAGACATCGGTTTTGGGGATGTACTCCAGCTGCGGGGAGTTAGAGTCTGCGAGGAGAGTCTTTGAGTGTGTAGAGGGGGGTGGAGATGCGGTGGTTTGGAACAGTATGATATCCGGGAGCTTGAGAAATGATGAGATTGAAGAAGGGCTTGCGCTGTTTAGAACCATGTTGATGTCTGGTGTTGAACCAACGCAGTTCACGTATTCGATGGTGCTCAGTGCTTGTAGTAAGCTGGGAAGCTATTCATTAGGGAAACTGATTCATGCCCGGATAATAGTCTCGGATGGTTTAGCTGATTCAGTTGTAGAAAACGCTCTTCTTGACATGTATTGTAGTTGTGGGGATATGAAAGAAGCGCTCTTTGTGTTTGAGAGGATTCAGAACCCAAATTTGGTTGCGTGGAACTCGGTTATCTCGGGTTGTTCAGAGAATGGATTTGGAGAGGAAGCGATTCTTATGTATGGAAGGTTACAGAGGAGGTCCACACGAAGGTCAGATGAATATACTCTCTCTGCTGTTATATGTGCGACAGGGGAAACAGAGAGGTTCGTTCATGGAAAGAGTCTCCATGGACAGGTAATGAAATTAGGATATGAAAGGAGTGTTTTTGTTGGAACAACGCTCTTGTCAATGTACTTCAAGAACGGGGAAGCTGAATCTGCTCGGAAGGTGTTTGACGTGATTACAGAGAGGGATATTGTTCTGTGGACTGAGATGATGGTAGGGCAATCCAGAGTAGGAAACAGTGAGTGTGCCGTGCAAGTCTTCGTTGAAATGTACAGAGAAAACAATAGGACTGATGGGTTTTCACTGAGCAGTGTCTTAGGAGCATGTTCAGACATGGCATCGCTAAGACAAGGTGAAGCGTTCCATTCCCTTACCGTGAAGACAGGATTCGATAGTGCTATGACGGTATGTGGAGCCCTAGTAGACATGTACGGGAAAACCGGAGAATACGATGCTGCAGAATCAGTGTTCTCTCTAGTTACAAATCCAGATTTGAAATGCTGGAACTCAATGCTAGGAGCTTATAGTCAGCATGGAATGTTGGAGAAGGCTCTGAGTTTCTTTGAACAGATCCTACAAAACGGTCTCACCCCTGATGAAGTAACCTACTTGTCTTTACTAGTAGCCTGCAGCCACAGCGGATCAACTCAGCAAGGCAAGTTCCTGTGGAACCAAATGAAGGAGAGAGGCATCAAAGCCGGGTTTAAGCACTATTCTTGCATGGTGAATTTGGTATCGAAAGCTGGGTTAGTAGACGAAGCAATGGAACTGATACAAGAATCTCTTCCTGGAAACAACCAAACAGAGCTCTGGAGAACTCTGCTAAGCGCGTGTGTCAACACAAGAAACTTGCAGATGGGGCTATACGCAGGTGAGCAGATCCTGAGACTTGATCCAGAAGACACTGCAACGTACATACTACTATCGAATCTTTATGCGGTGAAAGGAAGATGGGAGGATGTTGCAGAGATGAGAAGGAAGATTAGAGGATTAGCTTCTGCTAAAGATCCAGGATTGAGCTGGATTGAAGTGAACAACAACAATACTCAAGTTTTCTCCTCAGGAGACCAGTCTAACACAGAAGTAATACAAGTGCAAGATGAATTACATAGATTAAAAAGTAATATGTTGTGTAGATCATCATCCATTGAACAAGATCAATTCATTACAGAACCTGACGGTTTCCATTAA
- the LOC108849318 gene encoding dof zinc finger protein DOF3.4: protein MTTSDSGESRRTAMTRLHGGLTGLPPATVQQDQLPCPRCESTNTKFCYYNNYNFSQPRHFCKSCRRYWTHGGTLRDIPVGGGTRKAAKRSRTCSSSSSAGALDVPLQATPVLFPQTSLSNGVGHAVTVTAPLENGGKGSSLSLCGSFTSLLSQNANAAAAAATTHGPGGFGSGLGSGFDDVSFGLGRAAWPFSTVMGEASAATNVASNGGHHAVQMPATWQFEGLESGNAGGFVPGEYFAWPDLSITTPVSSLK, encoded by the coding sequence ATGACGACTTCCGACTCCGGCGAATCACGACGTACAGCGATGACGAGACTTCACGGCGGACTAACAGGGCTTCCACCGGCCACAGTTCAGCAAGACCAGCTCCCGTGTCCACGCTGCGAGTCAACCAACACCAAGTTCTGTTACTACAACAACTACAACTTCTCCCAGCCTCGCCACTTCTGCAAGTCCTGCCGCCGTTACTGGACTCACGGCGGTACTCTCCGCGACATTCCCGTCGGCGGCGGTACTCGCAAAGCCGCCAAACGCTCCCGCacttgctcctcctcctcctccgccggaGCCCTCGACGTCCCGCTGCAAGCGACGCCTGTTCTCTTCCCTCAGACGTCGCTCTCCAACGGCGTTGGCCACGCCGTCACCGTGACCGCGCCGCTCGAGAACGGCGGAAAGGGGAGCTCTTTGTCTCTCTGCGGCAGTTTCACGTCTCTGCTGAGCCAAAACGCCAACgcagcggcggcggcggcgacgACGCATGGACCCGGCGGGTTTGGAAGCGGGCTCGGGTCGGGTTTCGATGACGTCAGCTTTGGGCTCGGAAGAGCGGCTTGGCCGTTTTCGACTGTGATGGGTGAGGCTTCCGCCGCGACGAATGTAGCGAGTAACGGTGGTCATCACGCGGTTCAGATGCCAGCCACGTGGCAGTTCGAGGGTTTAGAGAGCGGCAACGCCGGTGGGTTCGTTCCCGGTGAGTACTTCGCGTGGCCGGACCTCTCCATCACAACACCAGTGAGCTCACTCAAGTGA